A window of the Bacillota bacterium genome harbors these coding sequences:
- a CDS encoding FAD-dependent oxidoreductase — protein sequence MNNEQFHRISGIENGYRLESRILEERIQKAVADGHRFLEVHAYGHHGIGGRLWKAGREPVYVKIQGPPGQRVGSMGFSNTRIEIMGPASDDVGWLNAGAEIVVHGNAANGTANAMAQGKIYVSGNIGARGMTMTKHNPRFDPPELWVLGSAGDYFAEFMAGGIAVICGHNAQNPENVLGYRPCVGMVGGKIYFRGPHKGYSHMDARLSPLSDEDWLWLADNLKKYLEAIGFAGLFEQLADPEQWQMLLARTPQEKRSKPRRSMKAFRQEVWDTELGRGGLLGDLLSGDRNQVPVIVTGALRRFIPVWENRKYTAPCQDSCPTGIPVHERWRLIREGRIDEAVDLALRYTPFPATVCGYLCPNLCMQGCTRRAADMVAPDISQLGRASINAKLPDLPPLDGKRIAVIGGGPAGISVAWQLRREGHDAVIYDLRDSLGGKIAFHIPGSRIPSEVVSAEVGRIEKMIPHVYFRQRLNRDDFERLKVDYDYIVVAVGTHKPRIIPIPGKERLIPALDFLQESKQDTAKVGKRVVIIGAGNVGCDAATEAYRLGAESVTLIDVQQPLSFGKERKAAEAAGAKFRWPCFSKAVTEEGLELTTGEVIPADTVIISIGDLPDLDFLPETVSVERGYIKVNEIYQSTDPQVFAVGDSVRLGLITDAIGAGRKAARAISDSATGKVAEGTTQQRVDYSRVKLEYFDPRILSFNDIEQCAAQCSSCGTCRDCGICVNVCPQAAISRNEKSDGGFEMVSDPDRCIGCGFCAGACPCGVWNLVENEPLE from the coding sequence ATGAATAACGAACAATTCCACCGCATTTCGGGAATCGAAAACGGTTACCGCCTGGAATCGCGAATCCTCGAGGAAAGGATTCAGAAAGCGGTGGCCGACGGTCACAGGTTTCTGGAGGTTCATGCTTACGGCCACCACGGAATCGGCGGACGGCTTTGGAAGGCCGGCCGGGAGCCGGTTTACGTAAAAATTCAGGGGCCCCCCGGACAACGTGTGGGATCAATGGGTTTCTCCAACACGCGCATCGAGATCATGGGGCCCGCTTCGGATGATGTCGGCTGGTTGAACGCCGGCGCCGAAATTGTCGTCCACGGAAACGCCGCCAACGGCACCGCCAACGCGATGGCCCAGGGAAAGATATACGTGTCGGGCAACATCGGCGCGCGCGGCATGACCATGACAAAGCACAACCCCCGTTTCGACCCGCCTGAACTATGGGTGTTAGGGTCGGCGGGAGACTACTTCGCTGAATTTATGGCGGGTGGTATCGCGGTTATATGCGGTCATAACGCGCAGAATCCGGAAAACGTCCTCGGGTACCGTCCCTGTGTCGGGATGGTTGGCGGAAAGATATACTTCCGCGGTCCTCATAAGGGTTACAGCCATATGGACGCAAGATTGTCGCCCCTCTCCGATGAGGACTGGCTGTGGCTCGCCGATAACCTGAAGAAATATCTCGAAGCCATCGGTTTTGCCGGATTGTTCGAACAGCTCGCCGACCCGGAACAATGGCAGATGCTTCTGGCGCGCACACCACAGGAAAAGCGCAGCAAGCCCAGGCGCTCTATGAAGGCCTTCCGCCAGGAGGTCTGGGACACGGAATTAGGACGGGGCGGTCTTCTCGGCGATCTCTTAAGTGGCGACCGCAATCAGGTTCCTGTCATCGTCACCGGAGCCTTGCGCCGGTTTATACCCGTATGGGAAAACCGCAAGTACACGGCTCCCTGCCAGGACAGCTGCCCCACCGGTATTCCTGTGCACGAACGGTGGCGGTTGATCCGCGAGGGCCGTATCGACGAAGCGGTCGACCTTGCGCTGAGATATACGCCTTTTCCGGCGACGGTATGCGGTTACCTGTGTCCCAATCTTTGTATGCAGGGCTGCACCCGCCGCGCGGCGGATATGGTTGCTCCCGATATCAGTCAGTTGGGTAGGGCGAGTATTAACGCAAAACTTCCCGACCTCCCGCCGCTTGACGGAAAGCGTATCGCCGTGATCGGCGGCGGCCCCGCGGGTATCAGCGTTGCCTGGCAGCTTCGCCGGGAGGGCCATGATGCGGTCATCTACGACTTGCGGGATTCTCTCGGAGGGAAAATAGCTTTCCATATCCCCGGTTCGCGCATTCCCTCGGAGGTGGTAAGCGCCGAAGTGGGAAGGATTGAAAAGATGATCCCCCATGTATATTTCCGGCAGCGTTTGAACCGCGATGATTTTGAGCGGTTGAAGGTGGATTATGATTATATCGTGGTCGCGGTTGGAACCCACAAACCGCGTATAATACCCATACCTGGTAAGGAGCGGCTTATCCCCGCTCTTGACTTCCTTCAGGAAAGCAAGCAAGATACGGCGAAAGTGGGCAAACGTGTCGTCATTATCGGCGCCGGAAACGTAGGCTGCGACGCCGCTACGGAGGCTTACCGACTAGGAGCCGAATCTGTAACCCTGATTGACGTTCAGCAGCCTCTTTCTTTCGGAAAAGAGCGAAAAGCCGCCGAGGCCGCGGGAGCTAAATTCCGCTGGCCGTGCTTCAGCAAGGCGGTTACGGAAGAAGGCCTTGAGTTGACGACCGGTGAAGTAATCCCGGCGGATACGGTCATAATTTCCATCGGCGACCTGCCGGACCTTGACTTTCTGCCGGAAACCGTGTCCGTGGAGCGCGGCTATATTAAGGTGAATGAAATATATCAGTCCACTGATCCTCAGGTCTTTGCCGTCGGTGACAGCGTAAGACTGGGGCTGATAACCGATGCCATCGGCGCCGGCCGGAAGGCGGCCCGTGCGATTAGTGACAGCGCAACGGGGAAGGTGGCCGAGGGAACCACGCAGCAGAGGGTAGACTACTCCCGGGTTAAACTGGAGTACTTCGACCCCCGGATATTGAGCTTTAACGATATTGAACAGTGTGCCGCACAGTGCTCTTCCTGCGGAACATGCCGGGACTGCGGAATTTGTGTCAACGTCTGCCCGCAGGCGGCCATCTCCCGGAATGAAAAGAGCGACGGCGGTTTTGAAATGGTGTCGGATCCCGATAGATGCATCGGGTGTGGTTTTTGTGCGGGAGCGTGTCCCTGCGGCGTTTGGAACCTTGTGGAAAACGAACCTTTGGAATAG
- a CDS encoding glutamate synthase-related protein, with product MFANGIITPNTLSLKDLLWQIKWDKERCTLCGRCTSVCPVQAIELGVHRKRLVQTPSVGELGLTKASPDSNLYQIYYGIRQKSDPAYACMGCAMCNLVCPNGSIVPLRSDEANKLKFHINTGGQARRRGGRRNSPDPIQGGILDRIKFVRISMLTDPALDAGRHEFELRTLLGRILPPEENLKLFREEGWIPPVREIYPLIIGSMSFGALSPTIWEGLQMGVSYLNEELGMPVRICTGEGGCPPRLLRSRFLKYVILQIASGYFGWDEIIHALPEMKEDPCAVEIKYGQGAKPGDGGLLMWYKVNKLIAAIRGVPQGVSLPSPPTHQTKYSIEEAVAKMIQSMYMAWGFRVPVYPKISGTSTALAVLNNLTRNPYAAGLAIDGEDGGTGAAYNVSMDHMGHPIASNLRDCYLNLVKLGQQNEIPLFAAGGVGKNGNLAANAAALIMLGASGVQIGKYIMQSAAGCVGSESDRCNICNIGLCPKGITSQDPRLYRRLDPEKVAERVVDVFLCFDTELKKIVAPLGRSTSLPIGMSDALAINDYNAAERLQIQYVV from the coding sequence ATGTTCGCAAATGGAATCATTACCCCAAACACATTAAGCTTAAAGGATCTTCTCTGGCAGATAAAGTGGGATAAGGAAAGGTGCACCCTGTGCGGCCGTTGTACGTCCGTATGCCCGGTCCAGGCCATTGAACTCGGTGTCCACAGGAAAAGGCTTGTCCAAACACCGTCTGTGGGAGAGTTGGGGTTAACCAAGGCTTCGCCGGATTCGAACCTTTACCAGATTTACTACGGTATCCGTCAAAAAAGCGATCCGGCTTATGCCTGCATGGGATGCGCTATGTGCAACCTGGTGTGCCCGAACGGCAGTATTGTTCCCCTGCGCAGTGACGAAGCGAATAAGCTTAAATTCCACATCAATACGGGCGGCCAGGCGCGCCGGCGCGGCGGCCGCAGAAACTCGCCGGACCCTATACAGGGCGGCATACTGGACCGTATTAAGTTCGTACGCATTTCGATGCTGACCGATCCGGCTCTCGACGCGGGCCGGCATGAGTTCGAACTACGCACTCTCTTGGGAAGGATTCTGCCTCCCGAAGAAAATCTGAAGCTCTTCCGCGAAGAAGGATGGATCCCTCCCGTGCGGGAGATTTACCCGCTGATTATCGGTTCGATGTCCTTCGGCGCCCTGTCCCCCACCATATGGGAGGGGTTGCAGATGGGAGTCTCTTACCTTAATGAGGAACTCGGCATGCCGGTCCGCATCTGCACCGGTGAGGGCGGCTGCCCGCCGCGGCTGCTGCGTTCCCGCTTTTTAAAGTACGTTATCCTGCAAATCGCCAGCGGATACTTTGGCTGGGACGAAATAATCCACGCCCTTCCGGAAATGAAGGAGGACCCCTGCGCCGTGGAAATCAAGTACGGTCAGGGGGCCAAGCCCGGCGACGGCGGCCTTTTGATGTGGTACAAGGTGAACAAGCTGATCGCCGCCATTCGCGGCGTTCCTCAAGGGGTGAGCCTTCCGAGCCCGCCCACTCATCAGACCAAGTACTCCATTGAGGAAGCCGTGGCCAAGATGATCCAGTCCATGTACATGGCATGGGGGTTCAGGGTTCCGGTCTATCCGAAGATATCCGGGACCTCCACCGCTCTGGCGGTTCTTAACAACCTGACTCGGAACCCTTACGCCGCAGGTTTGGCGATAGACGGTGAAGACGGAGGAACAGGCGCGGCTTATAACGTATCCATGGACCACATGGGTCATCCCATCGCGAGCAACCTGCGCGACTGCTACCTCAACCTGGTAAAGCTTGGCCAGCAAAACGAGATTCCTCTCTTTGCCGCCGGCGGCGTCGGTAAAAACGGCAACCTTGCCGCCAACGCGGCCGCCTTAATCATGCTGGGTGCGAGCGGCGTCCAGATCGGCAAATACATAATGCAGTCGGCCGCAGGTTGCGTAGGTTCCGAATCCGACCGCTGCAACATCTGCAACATCGGTCTCTGCCCGAAAGGCATCACCTCGCAGGACCCGCGCCTTTACCGGCGCCTGGATCCCGAAAAAGTGGCGGAACGCGTCGTTGACGTTTTCCTCTGCTTCGATACCGAGCTTAAGAAGATCGTGGCCCCGCTTGGACGGTCCACTTCCCTGCCCATCGGAATGTCCGACGCGCTGGCGATTAACGATTACAACGCGGCGGAGCGGCTTCAAATACAATATGTAGTTTAA
- a CDS encoding glutamate synthase has product MCRLFCMTSDQPQSPMVAVRALDVMREGHDGSGVGLFLTDLAGPFEEMKGAPILSGIFTNEGWRRLDHYMMSIGFTAKYRSSIKVPKNPPPGVPKRDIYLIRAYEYPDDWEGLPESEIRFRLLQIRLQLRHMGEEKEDMIVYSFWPDVIMIKEIGNPLSVADYLRLDREELWARVILAQGRQNTNYAINLYACHPFFIQGVATMTNGENTAFVPIKEFLMSRGFSGYIGYNSDSEVFTHILHFMINRLGLGIQFYKHIITPLQDQDLAGHPDGAFLKQLKHACRRLIIDGPNCVMGCLPDKTLFMVQDRKKLRPGVVGGRPGMYAFSSEVCGLESAIPERDKSLDFQPMHLDTAVVGPDRQEVKICSQMESLPQTH; this is encoded by the coding sequence ATGTGCCGATTATTCTGCATGACCAGCGACCAACCCCAGTCACCGATGGTTGCCGTACGGGCTCTTGATGTTATGCGGGAGGGACATGACGGCTCGGGAGTAGGGCTGTTTTTGACCGATCTTGCAGGGCCTTTTGAGGAGATGAAGGGAGCGCCCATCCTTTCCGGCATATTCACCAACGAGGGATGGCGGCGCCTGGACCACTACATGATGAGCATAGGGTTCACGGCAAAATACCGCAGTTCCATCAAGGTGCCTAAAAATCCGCCGCCGGGTGTGCCCAAACGTGATATTTACCTGATTCGAGCCTACGAGTATCCCGACGACTGGGAAGGGCTGCCTGAAAGCGAGATACGTTTCCGGCTGCTGCAAATTCGCCTTCAGTTGCGCCACATGGGCGAAGAGAAGGAAGACATGATCGTTTACAGCTTCTGGCCGGACGTGATTATGATCAAAGAGATCGGGAACCCGCTGAGTGTCGCGGATTATCTCCGTCTTGACCGTGAGGAACTATGGGCGCGTGTCATTCTGGCCCAGGGACGCCAAAATACCAATTACGCCATCAATCTTTATGCCTGTCATCCTTTCTTTATTCAAGGCGTGGCAACCATGACGAACGGCGAAAACACGGCGTTCGTTCCTATTAAGGAATTCTTGATGTCGCGGGGGTTTTCCGGTTACATCGGTTACAATTCGGACTCGGAGGTCTTCACGCATATACTTCATTTTATGATTAACCGATTGGGTCTCGGGATCCAGTTCTACAAACATATAATCACCCCGCTTCAGGACCAGGATCTGGCCGGCCATCCGGACGGCGCCTTCCTAAAGCAGCTCAAGCACGCATGCCGCCGGTTGATCATCGACGGTCCTAACTGCGTTATGGGATGCCTTCCGGATAAGACCTTATTCATGGTCCAGGACCGTAAAAAGCTGCGTCCCGGTGTGGTGGGCGGCAGGCCGGGCATGTACGCCTTCTCTTCTGAGGTGTGCGGCCTCGAATCCGCCATCCCCGAACGGGACAAAAGCCTTGACTTTCAACCCATGCATCTGGACACCGCCGTCGTAGGACCCGACCGTCAGGAGGTGAAGATATGTTCGCAAATGGAATCATTACCCCAAACACATTAA
- a CDS encoding ANTAR domain-containing protein yields the protein MKERVFVADEDAVWRKNIVTWLGTFGYQVVGEAADGSTALNIVRMRQVDLAVISAHLTGVTGLEISSIIHEDKLAPVILTCSLLWEDVLYKAKESRVFGLLVKPFDETVLIPSAAFALTNYREIISLEQQAWKLKTSLENRKAIEKAKGLLMENFSISESEAFRRIQKLSMDKRLPMREVADAIILSHSVTGRFKK from the coding sequence GTGAAGGAGCGAGTGTTCGTTGCCGACGAGGACGCTGTATGGCGCAAAAACATCGTTACATGGCTTGGGACGTTCGGCTACCAGGTTGTTGGAGAAGCTGCGGACGGGTCAACCGCTTTAAACATCGTCCGGATGCGTCAGGTCGATTTAGCCGTTATATCAGCGCATTTAACGGGGGTAACCGGCCTTGAAATCTCTTCGATTATTCACGAAGACAAACTGGCACCGGTGATCCTGACCTGTTCCCTGCTGTGGGAAGATGTGCTCTATAAGGCAAAAGAATCTCGCGTTTTCGGCCTGCTTGTGAAACCTTTCGACGAAACGGTCTTGATTCCATCGGCTGCATTTGCACTAACCAATTACCGAGAGATCATTTCTTTAGAGCAACAGGCATGGAAACTCAAAACCTCACTGGAGAACCGCAAGGCGATTGAGAAAGCAAAAGGACTTCTAATGGAGAACTTTAGTATATCGGAGAGCGAAGCTTTCCGGCGGATTCAGAAGCTTAGCATGGATAAGCGCCTGCCGATGAGGGAGGTTGCCGACGCAATCATTCTTTCGCATAGTGTAACCGGCAGGTTTAAGAAATAG
- a CDS encoding NAD+ synthase — translation MRLALFQFNPIIGDLSGNATRMLQAIDRAEAAGAHLVVFPELSLVGYPPRDLLWRRELVEASKSVLTEQFIPASRKTGILLGAPVLENERLYNAALLFDNGALLGRQDKTLLPSYDVFDETRYFSPASERRPINFRGISLGLTVCEDVWNDKGYWSRPLYSIDPVEELASQGASVIVNISASPYHYGKRRLRGNMLVHIALKHRLPLIYLNQVGADDELIFDGSSVILDACGGVLWEGRLFEEDLALVDIDSPDAAKPIELTEDISCVHAALVLGVRDYLRKTGFKSALVGLSGGVDSSVVAAIAAEALGPENVLGVGMPSRYSSPGSIRDAETLARNLGISWRVIAVEKAFSAYLHTLNANGKPLLDLAEENLQARIRGNILMFISNREGHLLLSTGNKSEMAMGYCTLYGDMSGGLSVLADVPKTMVYDIARHINRKDEIIPENILLKAPSAELRPEQRDEDSLPPYKVLDPILNGYIEENLSAEEIAGLGFSLELVRQVIRQVDRAEFKRRQAAPGLKVTTKAFGTGRRLPIAWSPGW, via the coding sequence TTGCGTTTGGCTTTATTTCAGTTCAATCCTATAATCGGCGACCTTTCGGGGAACGCTACCCGGATGCTTCAAGCGATAGATCGGGCCGAAGCCGCCGGAGCTCATTTAGTCGTTTTTCCCGAGCTGTCCTTGGTCGGTTACCCGCCGCGCGACTTGCTCTGGCGGCGGGAGCTTGTCGAAGCCTCGAAATCGGTTCTGACTGAACAATTCATACCGGCAAGCCGTAAGACGGGAATCCTCCTCGGCGCCCCGGTACTGGAAAATGAGCGCCTTTATAATGCAGCACTGTTGTTTGACAACGGCGCCTTATTGGGTCGTCAGGACAAAACCCTCTTGCCGAGTTACGACGTTTTTGACGAAACGCGGTATTTCTCACCCGCATCGGAACGTCGACCGATCAACTTCCGCGGAATTTCTTTGGGACTGACGGTCTGCGAAGACGTTTGGAACGATAAGGGGTACTGGAGCCGTCCGCTTTACAGCATAGACCCTGTGGAAGAACTGGCGTCTCAAGGCGCATCGGTAATAGTAAACATCTCCGCCTCCCCCTACCATTACGGAAAACGGCGCCTTCGCGGAAACATGCTTGTTCATATAGCGCTGAAGCACCGTCTCCCTTTGATTTATTTAAACCAGGTCGGGGCCGATGACGAACTCATATTCGACGGCTCAAGCGTGATTCTCGACGCTTGCGGCGGGGTCCTGTGGGAAGGACGTCTCTTTGAAGAAGACCTGGCGCTCGTGGATATCGATTCGCCCGATGCGGCAAAGCCGATCGAGCTGACAGAGGATATATCCTGTGTTCATGCGGCCTTGGTTCTCGGGGTCCGCGATTACCTCCGCAAGACCGGTTTCAAAAGCGCGTTGGTAGGTCTCAGCGGCGGGGTGGATTCCTCGGTGGTTGCCGCAATAGCCGCGGAAGCGCTTGGTCCGGAAAATGTTCTGGGTGTAGGAATGCCTTCCCGGTATTCATCCCCCGGCAGCATTCGGGACGCCGAAACACTGGCACGCAATCTCGGCATCAGCTGGCGTGTGATAGCGGTGGAAAAGGCCTTTTCGGCCTATTTGCATACGCTTAATGCGAACGGCAAACCGCTGCTGGATTTAGCCGAAGAAAACCTTCAGGCCCGCATCCGGGGAAACATCCTGATGTTCATATCAAATCGGGAAGGCCATCTTTTATTGAGCACCGGGAACAAATCCGAAATGGCGATGGGCTACTGCACGCTGTATGGAGACATGTCCGGCGGCCTATCGGTATTGGCCGACGTTCCGAAGACGATGGTTTATGATATTGCGCGACACATTAACCGGAAAGACGAAATCATCCCGGAAAACATACTGTTAAAAGCACCTTCCGCCGAGCTTCGCCCCGAACAACGCGACGAGGACTCCCTGCCGCCTTATAAGGTTCTCGACCCCATTCTCAACGGATACATTGAAGAAAACCTTTCGGCGGAAGAAATTGCCGGTCTAGGTTTTAGTCTTGAACTTGTGCGTCAGGTTATCCGTCAGGTCGACAGAGCGGAGTTTAAACGACGGCAGGCGGCACCAGGACTGAAAGTTACCACCAAGGCCTTCGGCACCGGTCGCCGATTGCCGATCGCCTGGTCCCCCGGATGGTAA
- a CDS encoding nitrogenase component 1, whose protein sequence is MEPTSGTKTAAKNVCHSCQPLGAIYLVASITGGIPLVHGPQSCCGYMRYILLRHFREPSRTGKAPKSDPEFFFSELNLLDSIYNLARNNSPRLIGVVGTCFSDYPGDINSLIGESRERLPEGIGIVPIDAAAPAGSYAKGYDAACEAVMNQLVKSVGLPNGKLNVIPGMLNTGDIQELDRILNILGVSFNLIFNVAGSLTGALEATAFDVSAGGTSLELLADAANCSGTIALCRHAGGAGAEYLQRTFNIPALYGPLPIGVSGTDMFLENVKRISGVKTRPALERERRVLLDAITDSRPYLSGKRVALTGDPDLVSSLTRFICELGMEPALVMSNMPSTVFCKEVEEITREYGKTQGIVSDGDLSSFGTAVIQNKVEMIFGPSYISRIARDAEVPLIRVGFPVYDRPSCHQWPVLGYRGAMRILDSLAQNGTAFHHGNTVEL, encoded by the coding sequence ATGGAACCGACTTCCGGCACAAAAACGGCGGCAAAAAACGTCTGCCATTCTTGCCAGCCGCTCGGCGCGATTTATTTGGTGGCGAGCATTACCGGAGGTATCCCACTGGTGCACGGTCCACAAAGCTGCTGCGGCTATATGCGGTATATTTTGCTGCGCCATTTCCGGGAACCGTCGCGGACCGGGAAAGCTCCTAAAAGCGACCCGGAATTCTTTTTCAGCGAACTTAACCTGCTTGATTCGATTTACAACCTGGCACGGAATAACAGCCCACGTTTAATCGGTGTCGTCGGAACCTGCTTCAGCGATTATCCCGGTGATATTAACAGCCTGATCGGCGAATCCCGGGAAAGACTACCGGAAGGCATTGGGATCGTTCCTATCGATGCGGCGGCGCCCGCCGGCAGTTACGCCAAAGGTTACGATGCCGCCTGTGAAGCCGTAATGAATCAACTTGTCAAATCTGTTGGTCTTCCTAATGGCAAGCTGAACGTGATTCCCGGTATGTTAAACACGGGAGATATTCAGGAATTGGACAGAATTTTAAACATTCTGGGAGTTTCTTTTAATCTGATTTTCAACGTCGCCGGCAGTTTGACCGGCGCTTTGGAGGCAACCGCATTTGACGTTTCTGCCGGCGGCACTTCACTGGAGCTTCTGGCAGACGCCGCAAATTGCTCCGGAACAATCGCCCTTTGCCGGCACGCAGGTGGAGCGGGAGCGGAATACCTCCAGCGCACATTTAACATCCCTGCCCTATATGGACCCCTCCCCATCGGCGTATCCGGAACTGATATGTTTCTTGAAAACGTAAAAAGGATTTCCGGCGTAAAAACACGTCCCGCGCTGGAACGCGAGCGCCGGGTGCTTCTCGACGCAATAACGGATTCAAGGCCGTATCTTTCAGGTAAAAGGGTTGCCTTGACCGGTGACCCCGACCTTGTTTCCTCCCTCACCCGTTTCATATGCGAACTGGGGATGGAACCGGCTCTGGTCATGAGTAACATGCCAAGTACCGTCTTCTGTAAAGAGGTCGAGGAGATCACCAGGGAGTATGGCAAAACACAGGGCATTGTCTCCGACGGCGATCTTTCCAGTTTTGGTACGGCTGTTATTCAAAATAAGGTGGAGATGATTTTCGGGCCTTCTTATATAAGCAGGATCGCCAGAGACGCCGAGGTGCCCTTAATCAGGGTCGGTTTTCCGGTCTACGACCGTCCGAGCTGCCACCAGTGGCCTGTTTTGGGTTATCGCGGTGCGATGCGAATCCTTGACTCCCTGGCGCAAAACGGTACGGCTTTTCACCACGGGAATACCGTGGAATTATAA
- a CDS encoding P-II family nitrogen regulator: protein MKKIEAIIRPEKLEAVKEALGKFGIHGMTVSQVMGCGLQRGRTEVYRGHEYSINLLPKVKIELVLGDQDAVKVVDVIATAAHTGQVGDGKIFVYPTENAIRVRTGETNDEAI, encoded by the coding sequence ATGAAAAAGATCGAGGCGATTATAAGGCCGGAAAAACTCGAAGCCGTAAAGGAGGCCCTCGGTAAATTCGGCATTCACGGCATGACCGTGTCCCAGGTAATGGGCTGCGGACTGCAGCGCGGCCGCACGGAGGTTTATCGCGGCCACGAATATAGCATCAATCTCCTGCCCAAGGTCAAGATCGAACTCGTCCTCGGCGACCAGGACGCCGTGAAGGTCGTCGACGTTATCGCAACGGCCGCCCATACCGGCCAGGTTGGTGACGGCAAGATATTTGTATATCCAACCGAAAACGCTATCCGCGTCAGAACTGGAGAAACGAACGATGAAGCCATTTAG
- a CDS encoding ammonium transporter — protein MKRFIPQGFVLLAFLLFPSAALAADAMIDTGDTAWLMISSALVMLMTPGLALFYGGMSRRKNVLNTIMLSFIVLGLVSVQWVLWGYSVAFGPDKAHLIGSFSWLGLHSVGLDPNPDYAATIPHQLFMVFQLMFAVITVALITGSIVGRMRFPAFLVFALLWSTLIYDPLCHWVWGVGGWLRNLGALDFAGGTVVHISSGVSGLVAALVLGRRRGHGTEPMLPHNLPLTVLGAGLLWFGWFGFNAGSSLAANGLAVSAFVVTNTAAAAAAFSWVLAEWIHHGKPTVLGAASGCVAGLVAVTPASGFVGPLPSIVIGLFAGILCYLAVAVLKPRLGYDDALDAFGVHGIGGTWGALATGLFASTAVNSAGFNGLFYGNPGQMGKQLIGVLTAWVFAAVGTFIILKVVGLFTPLRASEEEETLGLDVAQHGEDAYRGLIL, from the coding sequence ATGAAGCGTTTTATCCCGCAAGGTTTCGTGCTTTTGGCCTTTCTTTTATTCCCGAGCGCCGCCCTGGCAGCTGATGCTATGATTGATACCGGCGATACCGCTTGGCTGATGATATCAAGCGCCTTGGTGATGCTGATGACTCCGGGACTGGCCCTGTTTTACGGTGGGATGTCGCGGCGGAAGAACGTGTTGAACACCATAATGCTAAGCTTCATTGTCCTGGGTCTTGTATCGGTCCAGTGGGTTTTATGGGGCTACTCTGTTGCGTTCGGACCGGATAAGGCTCATCTTATAGGAAGCTTTTCCTGGTTAGGGCTCCATAGTGTCGGCCTTGATCCTAATCCGGATTACGCCGCGACCATTCCGCACCAATTATTCATGGTTTTTCAGTTGATGTTCGCAGTCATCACCGTCGCGTTGATCACCGGTTCTATTGTCGGCAGGATGCGTTTTCCCGCTTTTCTGGTTTTCGCTCTTCTCTGGTCGACGCTGATTTATGACCCGCTCTGTCACTGGGTCTGGGGCGTGGGCGGATGGTTGAGAAATCTCGGGGCGCTGGACTTCGCGGGCGGCACGGTGGTGCACATCAGTTCCGGTGTTTCGGGTCTCGTGGCCGCACTGGTCCTTGGACGGCGGCGGGGGCACGGCACGGAACCGATGCTGCCGCACAACCTTCCACTAACGGTACTCGGTGCGGGACTGCTCTGGTTCGGCTGGTTCGGTTTTAACGCCGGAAGCTCCCTCGCCGCCAACGGCCTTGCAGTAAGCGCCTTCGTGGTAACGAACACGGCGGCGGCGGCAGCGGCTTTCTCCTGGGTTCTCGCGGAATGGATACACCACGGTAAGCCGACCGTCCTGGGCGCTGCCAGCGGTTGCGTAGCGGGACTGGTAGCCGTTACACCGGCTTCGGGATTCGTCGGCCCCCTGCCCTCCATAGTTATCGGTTTGTTCGCCGGTATCCTCTGCTATCTTGCGGTAGCAGTACTGAAGCCCAGGCTGGGTTATGACGACGCCCTTGATGCCTTCGGCGTGCACGGGATCGGCGGGACCTGGGGCGCCCTGGCAACCGGACTCTTCGCTTCCACGGCGGTAAATTCCGCCGGATTTAACGGGCTTTTTTACGGCAATCCCGGCCAGATGGGCAAGCAACTGATCGGTGTTTTGACGGCATGGGTTTTCGCGGCGGTCGGCACCTTTATAATCCTTAAGGTCGTCGGTCTGTTCACTCCTCTGAGAGCTTCCGAAGAGGAAGAGACGCTAGGCCTCGATGTCGCCCAGCACGGTGAGGATGCTTACCGCGGTTTGATTTTGTAA